In the genome of Streptomyces pactum, one region contains:
- a CDS encoding MMPL family transporter produces the protein MKTPVTTEAPPPGRTGARRRALPWLVVVLWIAAIAVAGPLAGKLGDVQQDRAVDYLPAGADSTQVAEIRDALPGGEATELVVVYHRADGLTGADRETAAGQIARIARDHRLTGGDAPEGIPSRDGTTLMYPVASTAPGQDEDARTDFVAEVREVAEGGGGLDVEVGGPGALDADAQEVYGSLDGPLLYTTIAVVAVLLILIYRSPLLWLVPLVVAGVANTVSMAAAYGLNQLFDTPISGQSSGVMTILVFGAGTDYALLLVSRYREELRRHPLPYEAMLAAVRGCGPAVLASSGTVAAGLLCLLAADLNSSRGMGPVAAVGVVCALLAMMTLLPAILVLLGRRVFWPLVPRYGSAPKARRSLFTAMGSSAGRRPLTVLTGGAALLGALALGTLALPDGLKQEDSFIDRPESISAMKTLAAAFPERSAQPIVVIAPTDRADRALAEARDTEGVAAAERVRGDKEWTELSVTAEHPPQTAGETATIEALRDRLDGDLGSYVGGPSAQELDLGDTNARDRLVVIPLVLVSVLLILIALLRSLVAPLLLLTAVVAVWGASLGIGGLVFEPLFGVEGTDPGLPLLSFVFLVALGVDYGIFLMHRMREESLSGAEPRDAALTALRTTGGVVASAGLVLAATFAVLLNMPMVQLFELGFVIAVGVLLDTFLVRTYLVTSASVALGRRVWWPGPLSRPAPAGGRPVPVETTAAERPEREPVG, from the coding sequence ATGAAGACACCCGTCACCACCGAAGCACCACCACCGGGCCGGACCGGGGCGCGGCGCCGGGCGCTGCCCTGGCTGGTGGTCGTCCTGTGGATCGCCGCGATCGCCGTCGCGGGCCCGCTCGCCGGGAAGCTCGGCGACGTCCAGCAGGACCGTGCCGTGGACTACCTGCCGGCCGGCGCCGACTCCACCCAGGTCGCCGAGATCCGGGACGCCCTGCCCGGCGGCGAGGCCACCGAACTCGTCGTGGTCTACCACCGCGCCGACGGACTCACCGGCGCCGACCGGGAGACCGCCGCCGGACAGATCGCGCGGATCGCCCGGGACCACCGGCTGACCGGCGGCGACGCCCCGGAGGGCATCCCGTCCCGGGACGGCACCACGCTGATGTACCCGGTCGCCAGCACCGCGCCGGGCCAGGACGAGGACGCCCGGACGGACTTCGTCGCCGAGGTCCGCGAGGTGGCCGAGGGCGGCGGCGGTCTGGACGTCGAGGTCGGCGGCCCGGGCGCGCTGGACGCCGACGCCCAGGAGGTCTACGGCTCGCTGGACGGCCCGCTGCTGTACACCACCATCGCCGTGGTCGCCGTGCTGCTCATCCTCATCTACCGCAGCCCGCTGCTGTGGCTGGTGCCGCTGGTGGTGGCCGGGGTGGCCAACACGGTGTCGATGGCCGCCGCGTACGGACTCAACCAGCTCTTCGACACCCCCATCTCCGGCCAGAGCTCCGGCGTGATGACCATCCTGGTGTTCGGTGCCGGCACCGACTACGCGCTGCTGCTGGTCTCCCGCTACCGCGAGGAACTGCGCCGCCACCCGCTCCCGTACGAGGCGATGCTCGCCGCGGTGCGCGGCTGCGGCCCCGCCGTGCTGGCCTCCTCCGGCACCGTGGCCGCCGGACTGCTGTGCCTGCTCGCCGCCGACCTCAACAGCAGCCGCGGCATGGGCCCGGTCGCCGCCGTCGGCGTGGTCTGCGCGCTGCTGGCGATGATGACCCTGCTGCCCGCGATCCTGGTGCTGCTGGGCCGCCGCGTCTTCTGGCCGCTGGTGCCCCGGTACGGCAGCGCGCCCAAGGCACGCCGGTCGCTGTTCACCGCCATGGGCAGCTCGGCCGGGCGCCGTCCGCTGACGGTGCTGACCGGCGGCGCGGCGCTGCTCGGCGCGCTGGCCCTGGGCACCCTGGCGCTGCCCGACGGCCTCAAGCAGGAGGACAGCTTCATCGACCGGCCGGAGTCGATCAGCGCGATGAAGACGCTCGCCGCCGCCTTCCCGGAGCGCAGCGCCCAGCCGATCGTGGTGATCGCCCCCACCGACCGGGCGGACCGGGCGCTGGCCGAGGCCCGGGACACCGAGGGCGTCGCCGCCGCCGAACGCGTCCGGGGCGACAAGGAGTGGACCGAACTGTCCGTCACCGCGGAGCACCCGCCGCAGACCGCCGGCGAGACCGCCACCATCGAGGCGCTCCGCGACCGTCTCGACGGCGACCTGGGCTCCTACGTCGGCGGCCCCAGCGCCCAGGAACTCGACCTCGGCGACACCAACGCCCGGGACCGGCTGGTGGTCATCCCGCTGGTGCTGGTCTCGGTGCTGCTGATCCTGATCGCCCTGCTGCGCAGCCTGGTGGCGCCGCTGCTGCTGCTCACCGCGGTGGTCGCGGTCTGGGGGGCGTCGCTGGGCATCGGCGGACTGGTCTTCGAGCCGCTGTTCGGCGTGGAGGGCACCGACCCCGGTCTGCCGCTGCTGTCCTTCGTCTTCCTGGTGGCGCTCGGCGTGGACTACGGCATCTTCCTGATGCACCGGATGCGTGAGGAGTCGCTGTCCGGGGCCGAACCGCGGGACGCGGCGCTGACCGCGCTGCGTACCACCGGCGGGGTCGTCGCCTCGGCCGGCCTGGTGCTGGCGGCCACCTTCGCGGTCCTGCTCAACATGCCGATGGTGCAGCTGTTCGAACTCGGCTTCGTCATCGCGGTCGGGGTGCTGCTGGACACCTTCCTGGTCCGTACGTACCTGGTGACCTCGGCGAGCGTGGCGCTGGGCCGCAGGGTGTGGTGGCCCGGGCCGCTGTCCCGCCCTGCCCCGGCCGGCGGCCGGCCCGTCCCGGTGGAGACCACCGCCGCGGAGCGGCCGGAGCGTGAGCCGGTGGGCTGA
- the cpt gene encoding chloramphenicol phosphotransferase CPT, with translation MTVQVIVLNGGSSSGKSGIARCLQAILPDPWLTLGVDTLIDAMPPSMQTSEEGIGFAADGGVSLGAQFKALDEAWAVGVAAMVRAGARVIVDEVFLGGPASQQRWRTALEGLDVLWVGVRCDATVAAGREIGRGDRPRGMAEAQAEQVHQGVEYDLVVDTTHTEALECARTVAARLG, from the coding sequence GTGACAGTTCAGGTGATCGTACTCAACGGCGGGTCCAGCTCCGGTAAGTCCGGTATCGCCCGGTGTCTCCAGGCCATCCTGCCGGACCCGTGGCTGACCCTGGGGGTGGACACCCTCATCGACGCCATGCCGCCCTCGATGCAGACCTCCGAGGAGGGGATCGGCTTCGCGGCGGACGGTGGGGTGTCGCTGGGGGCTCAGTTCAAGGCGCTGGACGAGGCGTGGGCCGTCGGGGTCGCGGCGATGGTGCGCGCGGGCGCCCGGGTGATCGTGGACGAGGTCTTCCTCGGCGGCCCCGCGTCCCAGCAGCGGTGGCGTACCGCGCTGGAGGGGCTCGACGTGCTCTGGGTCGGCGTCCGGTGCGACGCCACGGTGGCCGCGGGCCGCGAGATCGGCCGGGGCGACCGGCCCCGGGGCATGGCCGAGGCCCAGGCGGAACAGGTCCACCAGGGCGTGGAGTACGACCTGGTGGTGGACACCACGCACACCGAGGCGCTGGAGTGCGCCCGGACCGTCGCGGCCCGTCTGGGGTGA
- a CDS encoding NADPH-dependent F420 reductase — translation MRIGILGNGNMAGALGAHWVRAGHRVRVGGRSPERAAELARQIGAESSGQLNEIAGFGDATLLAVPYGSAAEVVRETGGALAGRVLIDCTNPVGPGFVLTTAEGPSGARRIADASGARVVKAFNLCADSVWRHTPVAFADGPLAVPLCGDDEAALETVRALVRDVGGAPLDAGGLDRAGLLEATTAFLIGLWVGGHDPRTMLPPTHAMA, via the coding sequence ATGCGGATCGGAATCCTCGGCAACGGGAACATGGCCGGAGCCCTCGGCGCCCACTGGGTCCGGGCCGGCCACCGGGTACGCGTCGGCGGCAGGTCCCCGGAGCGGGCGGCGGAACTGGCCCGGCAGATCGGGGCGGAGTCGTCCGGCCAGCTGAACGAGATCGCCGGCTTCGGCGACGCGACACTGCTCGCCGTCCCCTACGGAAGCGCCGCCGAGGTCGTCCGGGAGACCGGCGGGGCGCTGGCGGGCCGGGTGCTGATCGACTGCACCAATCCCGTCGGTCCCGGTTTCGTCCTCACCACCGCCGAAGGCCCGTCCGGCGCCCGGCGCATCGCGGACGCCTCCGGGGCCCGGGTGGTCAAGGCGTTCAACCTCTGCGCGGACTCGGTGTGGCGCCACACCCCGGTGGCCTTCGCCGACGGCCCGCTGGCCGTTCCGCTGTGCGGTGACGACGAGGCCGCGCTGGAGACCGTACGGGCGCTGGTCCGGGACGTCGGCGGGGCGCCGCTGGACGCGGGAGGCCTGGACCGGGCCGGGCTGCTGGAGGCCACCACCGCCTTCCTCATCGGCCTGTGGGTGGGCGGCCACGACCCGCGCACCATGCTGCCCCCGACGCACGCGATGGCGTGA
- a CDS encoding sensor histidine kinase has translation MARAWPGLARRVRDISRRAFYVDLAIAVVVLLLQTTLALTVTEAGGTTPDAVGWLLLTAAALPLPCRRRAPLVTLGLVLTVTVPYHAMGNVHVAGTAAALLALYTVAAAGPPLRTVICVTVVLSVVTVAMLLTPEHDAEVSGDILRSLGWVLVAPAFGEMVRVHRRYIAAVVERAERAERTREEEAARRVTEERLRIARDLHDLLAHSITLIGVQTSVAAHVLIADPDKLDRDTIAAALDGIADTCREARAELRTTLGVLRGDEQGAGDSLDPLPRLDGLPDLVRIARSAGAEVVLAVETAGTAGPAGNGGRLPVGAGDGSRLPVGPGGGPGLALGPGGGGGPGDGSGFGDGPGLGGGDTRTGSGTPDTVPAAGGTGSVTGTRTRAERVAVPAAVGAAAYRIVQESLTNAVRHAGPDVSIRVAAHIERTGPARALRITVTDSGPGPGAHPEPEAPAGGGFGIAGMRERARTVGGTLKAGARPGGGFMVTAVLPLDGRSRLEDPS, from the coding sequence ATGGCCCGGGCCTGGCCGGGACTGGCACGCCGGGTGCGGGACATCTCCCGGCGCGCCTTCTACGTCGACCTCGCCATCGCCGTGGTGGTGCTGCTGCTCCAGACGACGCTGGCGCTGACGGTGACCGAGGCCGGCGGAACCACCCCGGACGCCGTGGGCTGGCTGCTGCTCACCGCCGCCGCACTGCCGCTGCCCTGCCGGCGGCGCGCCCCGCTGGTCACCCTCGGCCTGGTGCTCACCGTCACGGTGCCGTACCACGCGATGGGCAATGTGCACGTCGCCGGTACGGCGGCCGCGCTGCTGGCCCTGTACACCGTGGCCGCCGCCGGGCCCCCGCTGCGCACCGTCATCTGCGTGACCGTGGTGCTGAGCGTGGTCACCGTGGCGATGCTCCTCACCCCCGAGCACGACGCCGAGGTGAGCGGCGACATCCTGCGCAGCCTGGGCTGGGTGCTGGTCGCCCCGGCGTTCGGCGAGATGGTCCGGGTCCACCGGCGGTACATAGCGGCCGTGGTGGAGCGGGCGGAGCGGGCCGAGCGCACCCGGGAGGAGGAGGCGGCCCGCCGGGTCACCGAGGAACGCCTGCGCATCGCCCGCGACCTGCACGACCTGCTGGCGCACAGCATCACCCTGATCGGCGTGCAGACCTCGGTGGCGGCGCACGTGCTGATCGCCGATCCGGACAAACTGGACCGGGACACCATCGCCGCGGCGCTGGACGGCATCGCCGACACCTGCCGCGAGGCCCGCGCGGAACTGCGCACCACCCTCGGGGTGCTGCGGGGGGACGAACAGGGCGCGGGCGACAGTCTGGACCCGCTGCCCCGCCTGGACGGCCTCCCGGACCTCGTCCGGATCGCCCGTTCGGCCGGGGCCGAGGTGGTCCTGGCGGTGGAAACCGCGGGTACCGCCGGCCCGGCCGGGAACGGGGGCCGGCTCCCGGTCGGCGCCGGGGACGGCTCCCGGCTCCCGGTCGGCCCCGGGGGCGGTCCGGGGCTCGCGCTCGGTCCCGGTGGCGGAGGCGGTCCCGGGGACGGTTCCGGGTTCGGGGACGGTCCCGGGCTCGGGGGCGGGGACACGCGCACCGGCTCCGGCACCCCGGACACCGTCCCCGCGGCGGGCGGCACCGGCTCCGTGACGGGCACCCGTACCCGCGCCGAACGGGTCGCCGTGCCGGCCGCGGTCGGCGCCGCCGCCTACCGGATCGTGCAGGAGTCGCTCACCAACGCGGTCCGGCACGCCGGGCCGGACGTCAGCATCCGGGTCGCCGCGCACATCGAACGCACCGGCCCGGCCCGTGCCCTCCGCATCACGGTGACCGACAGCGGACCGGGGCCCGGCGCGCACCCCGAGCCGGAGGCCCCGGCCGGCGGCGGCTTCGGAATCGCGGGGATGCGGGAGCGGGCCCGCACCGTCGGTGGCACCCTGAAGGCCGGCGCCCGCCCCGGTGGCGGCTTCATGGTCACCGCGGTGCTGCCGCTGGACGGCCGATCGCGACTGGAGGACCCGAGTTGA
- a CDS encoding S8 family peptidase: MKRLHIGALLLAVPTALVPAVGAAASSGKDATPAPLVSVEKAEAGTAIPSNYIVTLKPGVDAKKLTGEKKVKAKHVYKVLNGFSAKLSGDQLDALRRSDKVAAIEEDQTYRADATQYNAPWGLDRIDQRSGRDGAYNYTRNGSGVTAYIIDTGIDTAHSDFGGRARNVFDAFGGNGADCHGHGTHVAGTVGGNTYGVAKGVQLRGVKVLNCQGSGSTSGIVAGFDWVRQNAVKPAVANASLGGGYSTALNNAATNLANSGVHLAVAAGNENQDACNVSPASASGTITVAASDSSDRKASFSNYGSCTDLYAPGVSITSARMGGGSTSMSGTSMASPHVSGVAALYKSNYGDASSATVNQWLTSNATTNVIGGNVGSTPNRLLFKAGL; encoded by the coding sequence ATGAAGCGGCTCCACATCGGTGCACTTCTGCTCGCCGTGCCGACGGCACTCGTCCCCGCGGTCGGCGCCGCCGCATCCAGCGGCAAGGACGCCACCCCGGCCCCGCTGGTCTCGGTGGAGAAGGCGGAGGCGGGCACCGCCATCCCGTCGAACTACATCGTCACCCTCAAGCCCGGCGTCGACGCCAAGAAGCTGACGGGTGAGAAGAAGGTCAAGGCCAAGCACGTCTACAAGGTGCTCAACGGCTTCTCGGCGAAGCTCTCCGGGGACCAGCTGGACGCGCTGCGGCGCAGCGACAAGGTGGCCGCCATCGAGGAGGACCAGACCTACAGAGCGGACGCCACCCAGTACAACGCGCCCTGGGGTTTGGACCGGATCGACCAGCGCAGCGGCCGGGACGGCGCGTACAACTACACGCGGAACGGGTCGGGCGTCACCGCGTACATCATCGACACCGGCATCGACACCGCGCACTCCGACTTCGGCGGCCGGGCGCGCAACGTCTTCGACGCCTTCGGCGGCAACGGCGCCGACTGCCACGGACACGGCACGCACGTGGCGGGCACGGTCGGCGGCAACACCTACGGGGTCGCCAAGGGCGTGCAGCTGCGCGGCGTGAAGGTGCTCAACTGCCAGGGCTCCGGCTCCACCTCCGGCATCGTCGCCGGCTTCGACTGGGTGCGCCAGAACGCGGTCAAGCCCGCGGTCGCCAACGCCTCGCTGGGCGGCGGCTACTCCACCGCGCTGAACAACGCGGCGACCAACCTGGCCAACTCCGGCGTCCACCTGGCCGTCGCGGCGGGCAACGAGAACCAGGACGCCTGCAACGTCTCCCCGGCCAGCGCCTCCGGCACCATCACGGTGGCCGCCTCGGACAGCAGCGACCGCAAGGCGTCGTTCAGCAACTACGGGTCCTGCACCGACCTCTACGCGCCCGGTGTCTCGATCACCTCGGCCCGGATGGGCGGCGGCAGCACCTCGATGAGCGGCACCTCCATGGCGTCCCCGCACGTCTCCGGTGTCGCCGCGCTGTACAAGTCGAACTACGGTGACGCCTCCTCCGCCACCGTCAACCAGTGGCTGACCAGCAACGCCACCACCAACGTGATCGGCGGCAACGTGGGCAGCACCCCGAACCGGCTGCTGTTCAAGGCCGGTCTGTGA
- a CDS encoding elongation factor G, whose amino-acid sequence MHTLNLGILAHVDAGKTSLTERLLHTAGVIDEVGSVDDGSTRTDSSELERRRGITITSAVVSFALGDVTVNLIDTPGHPDFIAEVERALSVLDGAVLVVSAVEGVQPQTRVLMRTLRRLGIPTLLFVNKIDRAGARYGTLLREIAEKLSPAVVPMGTVAGPGTRAARYVPHTGDDPDFTTRLLDVLAAEDDALLAAYVADETSVAYPELRRALAAQTARVRAHPVFFGSAVTGAGVAELADGIRELLPRTAGRADGPAQGTVFKIERGPAGERVAYLRMFSGTVRVRDRLIFTRPAAAGPDGTGPDGAGTGTADPRIPVAAEQRITGIGLFDQGEEVPARAVTAGRIATLRGLSAVRIGDTVGGPRGTAPAARHFAPPTLETVVVPVRPADRGALHAALTQLADQDPLINLRQDDVRREISVSLYGEVQKEVIQATLAEEYGIDVTFRETTTICLERPIGTGAAVEIIDTDPNPFLATVGLRVEPAPPGAGVAFRLGVELGSMPFAFFRAVEETVRESLGQGLHGWRVTDCMVTMTHAGYWPRQSHSHAVFDKSMSSTAGDFRNLTPLVLAAALAEARTQVYEPVHRFHLDFPAEALSPVLAALARLRAVPGPPRRRGSWYELEGEIPVARVHELERRLPTLTSGEGVLETAFHDYRPVHGTPPARPRTDHNPLDRKEYLLHVQRRV is encoded by the coding sequence GTGCACACGCTGAACCTGGGAATCCTGGCGCACGTCGACGCCGGTAAGACGAGCCTGACCGAGCGGCTGCTCCACACCGCCGGGGTCATCGACGAGGTCGGCAGCGTCGACGACGGCAGCACCCGTACCGACTCCTCCGAGCTGGAGCGGCGGCGCGGCATCACCATCACCTCCGCCGTGGTCTCCTTCGCCCTGGGGGACGTCACGGTCAACCTCATCGACACCCCCGGCCACCCGGACTTCATCGCCGAGGTGGAACGGGCGCTGAGCGTGCTCGACGGCGCGGTGCTGGTCGTCTCCGCCGTCGAGGGCGTGCAGCCGCAGACCCGCGTACTGATGCGGACCCTGCGCCGGCTCGGCATCCCCACGCTCCTGTTCGTCAACAAGATCGACCGGGCCGGCGCGCGGTACGGCACGCTGCTCCGGGAGATCGCCGAGAAGCTCTCGCCGGCCGTCGTCCCGATGGGCACGGTCGCCGGGCCGGGAACGCGTGCCGCCCGCTACGTCCCGCACACCGGTGACGACCCGGACTTCACCACCCGGCTGCTGGACGTACTCGCCGCCGAGGACGACGCGCTGCTCGCCGCGTACGTGGCGGACGAGACGTCCGTGGCCTACCCGGAGCTGCGGCGGGCCCTCGCCGCGCAGACCGCCCGGGTCCGTGCCCACCCGGTGTTCTTCGGGTCGGCGGTGACCGGCGCCGGGGTGGCCGAACTGGCCGACGGTATCCGGGAACTGCTGCCCCGGACGGCGGGCCGTGCGGACGGCCCGGCCCAGGGCACCGTCTTCAAGATCGAACGGGGCCCGGCCGGCGAACGCGTCGCCTACCTGCGGATGTTCTCCGGCACGGTACGGGTGCGGGACCGCCTGATCTTCACCCGCCCGGCCGCCGCCGGCCCGGACGGGACCGGGCCTGACGGGGCCGGCACCGGGACCGCGGACCCGCGGATCCCGGTCGCCGCCGAGCAGCGGATCACCGGGATCGGCCTGTTCGACCAGGGGGAGGAAGTGCCGGCGCGGGCCGTGACCGCCGGCCGGATTGCCACGCTGCGCGGGCTGTCGGCGGTCCGGATCGGGGACACGGTGGGCGGTCCGCGGGGGACCGCGCCCGCCGCGCGGCACTTCGCCCCGCCGACCCTGGAGACCGTCGTGGTCCCGGTACGCCCGGCCGACCGGGGCGCGCTGCACGCGGCGCTCACCCAGCTCGCCGACCAGGACCCGCTGATCAACCTCCGCCAGGACGACGTACGCCGGGAGATCTCCGTCTCGCTCTACGGCGAGGTGCAGAAGGAGGTCATCCAGGCCACCCTCGCCGAGGAGTACGGCATCGACGTCACCTTCCGGGAGACCACCACCATCTGCCTGGAGCGGCCGATCGGCACCGGCGCCGCGGTGGAGATCATCGACACCGACCCCAACCCGTTCCTGGCCACCGTCGGCCTGCGCGTCGAACCGGCACCGCCGGGGGCCGGGGTGGCGTTCCGGCTCGGAGTGGAGCTGGGCTCGATGCCCTTCGCCTTCTTCCGGGCGGTGGAGGAGACCGTACGGGAGTCCCTGGGCCAAGGACTGCACGGCTGGCGGGTCACCGACTGCATGGTGACCATGACGCACGCGGGGTACTGGCCGCGGCAGAGCCACTCCCACGCCGTCTTCGACAAGAGCATGTCCAGCACCGCCGGGGACTTCCGCAACCTCACCCCGCTGGTCCTGGCAGCCGCCCTCGCCGAGGCCCGCACCCAGGTGTACGAGCCGGTGCACCGCTTCCACCTGGACTTCCCGGCGGAGGCGCTGAGTCCGGTGCTGGCCGCACTCGCCCGGCTCCGCGCCGTCCCCGGCCCACCGCGGCGGCGCGGGTCGTGGTACGAGCTGGAGGGCGAGATCCCGGTCGCCCGGGTGCATGAGCTGGAACGGCGGCTGCCCACCCTGACCAGCGGCGAGGGCGTCCTGGAGACGGCCTTCCACGACTACCGCCCGGTGCACGGCACACCCCCGGCCCGGCCCCGCACCGACCACAACCCGCTGGACCGCAAGGAGTACCTGCTCCACGTCCAGCGCCGGGTGTGA
- a CDS encoding winged helix-turn-helix transcriptional regulator, with product MTEPDRLLADCRARLGFDLLANTWNAVVIYALADGPRRPHQLRAEIGGISAKVLNETLHRLRDYALVERRVDARSPRRVEYALTGLGTTLLEPITALGRWSAEYGAAFAAAQGWDSEPSGDGDGGTRRDAEGRGGTRRDAEGRGEGRAGDG from the coding sequence ATGACGGAACCGGACCGACTGCTGGCGGACTGCCGGGCCAGGCTCGGCTTCGACCTGCTGGCCAACACCTGGAACGCGGTGGTCATCTACGCGCTGGCCGACGGCCCCCGGCGCCCGCACCAGCTGCGGGCGGAGATCGGCGGCATCAGCGCCAAGGTGCTCAACGAGACGCTGCACCGGCTGCGGGACTACGCGCTGGTCGAGCGGCGGGTCGATGCCCGGTCTCCGCGCCGGGTGGAGTACGCGCTCACCGGCCTCGGCACCACCCTGCTGGAACCGATCACCGCGCTCGGCCGCTGGTCGGCGGAGTACGGTGCCGCCTTCGCGGCCGCCCAGGGCTGGGATTCCGAACCGTCCGGTGACGGGGATGGAGGGACGCGGAGGGACGCGGAGGGACGTGGAGGGACGCGGAGGGACGCGGAGGGACGCGGAGAAGGACGCGCGGGTGACGGGTGA
- a CDS encoding response regulator transcription factor: MLLADDQTLVRAAFAMLVGSARDMVVVGEAGTGREAVAQTRATRPDLVVMDVRMPDLDGIEATRRIAADPELAGVRVLVLTTYDTDEHIVEALRAGASGFLVKDTRPAELLDAIRTVAAGDALLSPGPTARLIARVLRQPAVPPCAAERAADVFTALSEREQQVLTLVGRGLNNAEIGQALNLSPLTAKTHVSRIMGKLAARDRAQLVIAAYESGLVTPAAAGGGPAPAG, from the coding sequence GTGCTGCTCGCGGACGACCAGACGCTGGTCCGGGCCGCGTTCGCCATGCTCGTCGGCTCGGCCCGCGACATGGTGGTGGTCGGCGAGGCCGGGACCGGCCGGGAGGCCGTCGCGCAGACCCGGGCCACCCGGCCCGACCTGGTGGTGATGGACGTACGGATGCCCGACCTGGACGGCATCGAGGCCACCCGCCGGATCGCCGCCGACCCCGAACTGGCCGGCGTCCGGGTGCTGGTGCTGACCACCTACGACACCGACGAGCACATCGTGGAGGCGCTGCGCGCCGGGGCCTCCGGCTTCCTGGTCAAGGACACCCGGCCGGCCGAACTCCTCGACGCCATCCGGACGGTGGCGGCCGGGGACGCCCTGCTCTCCCCGGGGCCGACGGCCCGGCTGATCGCCCGGGTGCTGCGGCAGCCCGCCGTGCCGCCGTGCGCCGCCGAGCGGGCGGCCGATGTCTTCACCGCGCTGTCCGAGCGCGAACAGCAGGTCCTCACGCTGGTCGGGCGGGGGCTGAACAACGCCGAGATAGGTCAGGCCCTCAACCTCAGCCCGCTCACCGCGAAGACCCATGTGAGCCGGATCATGGGCAAGCTCGCCGCCCGCGACCGCGCCCAACTGGTCATCGCCGCGTACGAGTCGGGGCTGGTCACCCCGGCCGCGGCGGGAGGCGGCCCGGCACCCGCCGGGTGA